A genomic segment from Daphnia carinata strain CSIRO-1 chromosome 1, CSIRO_AGI_Dcar_HiC_V3, whole genome shotgun sequence encodes:
- the LOC130696317 gene encoding major facilitator superfamily domain-containing protein 12-like, with product MGSGGGSIGWGQKLSFGTGHVLNDLCASVWFSYLLVYLQYVLLIPSALSGIILLIGQIADAIATPLVGILSDHGQCCCIGGQRLCNYGKRKIWHLTGSICVIVSFPLMFVGCMGLCEHSNGIGYLIILIALVCLFQFGWAAAQISHLAMIPELTHVEAERDELNIIRFSFDIITDILVYAIALIIFSQSSHNLSQVTSESGIDFMILALSITGIGIIFTVIFHVGVDEKPIKIERPEALMGTAAVSLKTQWLGWFYNWHFYRVGILYTAARLAHNTSIVFVPLYLQETQQSAEMLALIPLVMNIAGLLGSGLLKITIKLYGKKASYAMASLMGLISCIWLVIDTNLSENAATLDPLLGPPSSDNAQFYLLASMMGGGAAMVVILSLTSAADLIDSNTETSAFVYGCMSFCDKMSSGIVVAVIQGLHSWVCEEGCTYFYAQVLIYGVGIPFIFVIITSLLGPKTQSEQLEGRNVKSYGTCRTEETTSLIEYVH from the exons ATGGGGTCTGGTGGTGGCTCCATTGGTTGGGGGCAAAAGTTGTCTTTCGGCACCGGTCACGTTCTCAACGATTTGTGCGCTAGTGTGTGGTTCAGTTATCTCCTCGTTTATCTTCAATACGTCCTCCTG ATCCCTAGTGCGCTTTCAGGCATTATCTTGCTCATTGGCCAAATTGCTGATGCCATAGCCACACCGTTGGTAGGTATTCTATCTGATCACGGCCAGTGTTGTTGCATCGGCGGACAAAGGTTGTGCAATTACGGAAAACGGAAAATATGGCATCTTACCG GTTCGATATGCGTCATCGTTTCGTTTCCGCTCATGTTCGTTGGTTGCATGGGCTTATGCGAGCACTCAAATGGCATTGGCTATTTAATCATCCTTATAGCTCTTGTTTGCCTCTTCCAGTTTGGCTGGGCAGCTGCCCAAATTTCTCACCTTGCCATGATACCCGAACTAACGCATGTTGAAGCGGAACGGGATGAGCTCAATATCATCAG GTTTTCGTTTGATATCATCACCGATATATTAGTATACGCCATTGCGCTCATCATTTTTTCACAGAGCAGCCATAATTTGTCTCAAGTCACATCTGAAAGCGGCATTGATTTTATG ATTTTAGCGTTATCAATTACTGGCATCGGAATCATCTTTACGGTCATCTTTCACGTCGGTGTTGATGAAAAGCccatcaaaattgaaagacCTGAAGCCTTAATGGGCACAGCAGCCGTTTCGTTGAAAACTCAGTGGTTGGGATGGTTTTACAACTGGCATTTCTACCGA GTTGGAATATTGTACACGGCAGCCCGTCTGGCTCACAACACTTCGATCGTCTTTGTGCCGCTTTACTTACAAGAAACTCAACAATCAGCAGAA ATGTTGGCTTTGATTCCTCTGGTGATGAACATCGCTGGACTTCTCGGTTCCGGTCTCCTCAAAATCACTATCAAACTGTACGGCAAAAAAGCTTCTTACGCAATGGCTTCTCTTATGGGATTGATCAGCTGCATTTGGCTCGTTATCGACACAAACTTGTCGGAAAATGCCGCAACGTTGGATCCCTTGTTGGGACCACCTTCTTCGGACAATGCACAATTTTACTTGCTGGCTTCAATGATGGGTGGTGGGGCTGCTATGGTAGTTATCTTGTCTCTCACGTCCGCCGCCGACCTTATCGATAGCAACACG GAAACGTCAGCATTCGTCTACGGTTGCATGAGCTTCTGTGACAAAATGTCTAGTGGTATCGTCGTTGCCGTTATCCAGGGACTGCATAG TTGGGTCTGCGAGGAAGGTTGTACTTATTTCTATGCCCAGGTGCTCATTTACGGTGTCGGTATTCCTTTCATCTTTGTCATAATAACGAGCTTGTTGGGACCTAAAACACAAAGTGAGCAACTTGAAGGGAGAAACGTGAAGAGCTATGGAACTTGTCGGACCGAAGAGACGACTTCGTTGATCGAATATGTTCACTGA
- the LOC130694516 gene encoding uncharacterized protein LOC130694516, with product MDKIIQQKDDQIMKLQAQLLEQHKILDNSKAKDAQSLSLQAQLGEKNKLEWNSFQTVKEVFPNSSLTEHEDELALGEHSQLFSLPPDSVLKLNSVSAALKELLVISPCSEGIEQLWDRIWAENGCGTETQK from the exons atggataagataatacaacaaaaggatg atcaaattatgaagctgcaggcccaattattggaacaacacaaaatattagataacagcaaagctaaggatg ctcaaagtttgagtctacaagctcagctaggggaaaagaacaaattggaatggaacagtttccaaacagtgaaggaggtttttccaaactcatccctaactgaacatgaggatgaattggcattaggcgaacacagtcag ttattcagtctaccacctgacagtgtgttaaagttaaattctgttagtgctgcactaaaagaattgttagtaataagtccatgcagcgaaggaattgaacaattgtgggatcgtatttgggctgaaaatgggtgtggtacggaaacccagaaatag
- the LOC130693826 gene encoding serine-rich adhesin for platelets-like, which produces MEQFDQLLTCCVCLDRYRNPKLLPCQHSFCMEPCMEGLINYVTRQVKCPECRAEHRIPYQGIAAYPTNVTLQRFLELHIEITGELPDPTSGQVMERCGVCSEKNYCTLCCHCDKKVCADCKEGHLDILRREIARVNNQVRRTLPRLQDALGVIDKNSNQLQTNCLAIIEEVDGLYRRLSKALKDRTDFIKSEIEVFMAKELKALTGLRANLEHEISNFDSNSEFAEKHVTAGAAGTDGGSSTSSSSSSNTISWDDNELMDTKDIFLRTMEFIRNFETETGDYHRRVRFFVPQDPNQLSNTLANLGELTILAGPSSSSSNQYQQGPPQPPSLGPGLMRSKSDHRVAAQFRQQEERYNAAYGSDNNDDLGGGSGRPRYFGERHGSISTRAVDRYDTSSRRNDYGDYEEPSDIGRRKFRSRFMRHHDSGDSDNEPASRSVRFQSGETGTSDSPANKKERQRVLDTEDAARGPLSGITRLSDSPRVIKRLQEVGRKKKATPPSTLNLPTPAAPVRQSLPSPSRVPPRPTAAARQVSEEDEIAKIKKQNKGQEASADSSTRKADAGASVPSTPTGSGDRPRFTSQQNSSSTEQQKAPSASRQTSTSVSDKPATESATSSGATPAPETAEEARTRRRSLLASTKSGTPSETESGSRQTDRTPIASSYVAAVTSRTSSPADDSSDRPSRRVGRVSTERFNKSSSDSSTSAESSTHSSPVRNTGAAFSTVELKNRFGGGVSAGRKSSTGSTNGDASASMATTATRSRFGNTSGGATSPSSGTGRFGSSSGTASSATTTSVASSNGTAAGVAPHRFQSRFLGRAGTPTAEASRGSENSQSSSSDDSSDSSESDSADKPATGKTAAVSKTAVASKPTTAPTSTKDRELARTDIGPLLARSAQARDTTTYPSSSSNQTSASSAGNSRPTTTSDSPSSYTPRSRATAASTASTSSSSRPYTSTSRYGTDSTTTGSALSRSRTGSALADDMENKYPLTSKYLNRSRANLSSDTGGYGADSGGYHGSSSSASSSTPRYSQTRGYQSRFLNKSKSSAALDCALDDNNEMVDDDEGNVDDNGDDSNKSSAPSAASASSASQPLLVVAGDERYPSGRSRYAALKDRRSRLARSKSSHDVGPPASLGPTAPSPSSKELTVGDGGVGGKAAGPHYYGQLGSGEVGDTGTFPSQEPTSPTAEAGSGSSLSTWARYLKNKYGPRNKEGEGQNQLPSSTTNSDPSTAGGSKQQQQAHPASRFSRARSTGVSGNNATNGRNDSDELTGPSSGLITSSSRHQYMQKRKVLMKIGTRGSEAGSFTWPRGVAVAPDNSIVVADSSNHRVQVFDSTGHFLKEFGYYGNGEGEFDCLAGVAINRIGQYIIADRYNHRIQVFDPSGRFLRVFGSQGTSDGKFSYPWGVTTDALGFIYVCDKENHRVQVFQSDGTFVGKFGTMGNRPGQLEHPHYIAVSSTNRVIVSDSNNHRIQVFDVNGKVIATFGVEGADEGQFKFPRGVAVDDQGYIVVADSGNNRIQVFTAEGVFVKAFGCWGCGDGEFKGLEGIAVMSNGNIVCADRENHRIQVF; this is translated from the exons atGGAACAGTTTGATCAGTTGTTGACTTGCTGCGTTTGCCTCGACCGCTACCGCAACCCCAAATTGCTGCCATGTCAGCACTCTTTCTGCATGGAGCCTTGTATGGAGGGGCTCATCAACTACGTCACTCGccag GTGAAATGCCCAGAATGCAGAGCAGAACATCGAATCCCTTATCAAGGAATTGCAGCCTACCCCACCAACGTAACGTTGCAGCGCTTCCTCGAGCTTCACATCGAAATTACCGGAGAATTGCCCGACCCCACCAGCGGTCAG GTGATGGAACGTTGTGGGGTTTGCTCGGAGAAAAACTACTGCACGCTGTGCTGTCACTGCGACAAGAAGGTTTGCGCTGACTGTAAAGAGGGCCACCTGGATATCCTGCGGAGGGAAATAGCTCGGGTAAACAACCAGGTGCGGAGAACCTTGCCTCGTTTACAGGACGCCCTAGGCGTTATTGACAAGAACTCGAATCAGCTGCAAACCAACTGTCTCGCCATCATCGAAGAGGTTGACGGACTTTACAGGCGTCTCTCTAAGGCGCTAAAAGACCGTACGGACTTCATCAAGAGCGAGATCGAGGTCTTTATGGCCAAAGAGTTGAAGGCATTGACCGGGCTGCGGGCCAACCTGGAACACGAGATCTCAAATTTTGACTCGAATTCCGAATTTGCCGAAAAACACGTCACAGCTGGAGCAGCAGGCACCGATGGCGGATCATCCACgtcatcctcttcttcatccAACACCATCTCATGGGATGACAACGAGCTGATGGATACCAAAGACATTTTCCTGCGCACTATGGAGTTCATTCGCAATTTCGAAACGGAGACGGGCGATTATCATCGACGAGTGCGATTCTTCGTGCCACAAGATCCTAATCAGCTGTCCAACACTTTGGCCAACCTGGGAGAATTAACTATTCTCGCAGGcccgtcttcttcgtcttcaaACCAATACCAGCAAGGCCCACCCCAGCCGCCATCCCTCGGTCCCGGACTGATGCGCAGCAAGAGCGATCACCGAGTGGCTGCTCAATTCCGTCAGCAAGAAGAACGTTACAACGCGGCTTACGGATCGGACAACAACGACGATCTCGGCGGAGGCAGCGGCCGGCCACGTTACTTTGGCGAACGACACGGTAGCATCAGCACTCGGGCCGTCGATCGTTACGATACGTCGTCCCGCCGCAATGACTACGGTGATTACGAAGAACCATCGGATATTGGCCGGCGTAAATTCCGGTCGCGTTTCATGCGCCACCACGACTCGGGCGATTCGGATAACGAACCTGCTAGTCGATCTGTTCGATTTCAGTCAGGCGAAACGGGAACTTCTGATTCTCcggcaaataaaaaagaacgacagaGAGTGCTGGACACGGAAGATGCGGCTAGAGGGCCGCTGAGCGGTATCACGCGTTTGAGCGATTCGCCACGAGTCATCAAACGGCTGCAGGAAGTTGGCCGTAAAAAGAAAGCTACGCCACCGTCCACGCTTAATTTACCCACGCCCGCTGCTCCCGTCCGTCAGTCACTGCCTAGCCCATCTCGTGTCCCGCCGCGTCCGACCGCGGCTGCACGCCAAGTGAGCGAGGAGGATGAGATAGCCAAGATTAAGAAACAGAATAAAGGCCAGGAAGCATCAGCTGATAGCAGCACTCGAAAAGCGGATGCTGGTGCCAGCGTGCCTTCGACTCCGACGGGATCCGGTGATCGACCGCGATTCACCAGCCAGCAGAACAGCAGTTCGACGGAGCAACAAAAGGCACCTTCAGCGTCCAGGCAGACGTCGACGTCCGTTTCCGACAAACCGGCGACAGAGTCTGCTACCAGCTCTGGAGCGACGCCTGCCCCGGAGACAGCGGAAGAAGCGCGTACTCGAAGGAGGTCTCTGTTGGCCAGCACGAAAAGCGGAACACCCAGCGAGACGGAATCAGGGTCCAGGCAGACAGACAGGACACCGATAGCCTCGAGTTATGTCGCAGCCGTGACTTCACGAACGTCTTCGCCGGCAGATGATTCATCAGACCGTCCAAGCCGACGTGTGGGCCGCGTCTCAACTGAACGCTTCAACAAGTCCAGCTCCGATAGCAGCACGTCGGCCGAGTCGTCGACTCACTCGTCGCCCGTCCGCAACACCGGCGCCGCCTTTTCCACCGTCGAATTGAAGAATCGATTCGGCGGCGGAGTCAGCGCCGGCCGCAAGTCTAGCACGGGCAGCACGAACGGCGACGCTTCGGCATCGATGGCCACGACGGCGACTCGAAGTCGATTCGGGAACACGAGTGGCGGCGCTACCAGTCCATCATCTGGAACTGGACGCTTTGGAAGTAGTAGTGGAACGGCCAGCAGCGCCACCACGACGAGCGTTGCTAGTAGCAACGGAACAGCTGCAGGAGTAGCCCCGCACCGATTTCAGAGTCGTTTTTTAGGCCGGGCTGGCACTCCTACAGCAGAGGCCTCGAGGGGATCCGAGAATAGTCAGAGTAGCTCTTCCGACGACAGTTCAGATTCGTCGGAATCCGATTCAGCCGATAAACCGGCGACTGGCAAAACGGCAGCAGTAAGCAAAACTGCTGTTGCATCAAAACCCACCACCGCCCCTACCAGTACCAAGGATCGGGAATTAGCTCGGACCGACATCGGGCCTTTGTTGGCCAGGAGTGCACAGGCTCGCGACACAACGACCTACCCCAGTAGTAGCAGTAATCAAACTAGTGCCAGTAGTGCCGGTAATAGTAGACCGACAACCACATCCGATTCGCCGTCCTCCTACACACCGAGGAGCCGGGCCACGGCGGCGAGTACAGCCTCGACATCGTCGTCGAGTCGGCCCTATACTTCAACGTCTCGTTATGGAACGGATTCGACAACGACAGGCTCAGCTTTGTCCCGAAGCAGGACGGGCTCGGCGCTTGCCGACGACATGGAAAACAAGTATCCGTTAACGAGCAAATATCTGAACCGATCGCGGGCAAATTTGTCCAGCGATACTGGAGGCTACGGAGCCGATTCGGGGGGCTACCACGGTAGCTCGTCTTCAGCTTCGTCGTCGACACCACGCTACTCGCAAACGAGAGGTTATCAAAGtcgttttttaaacaaaagtaaGAGCTCTGCTGCGCTAGACTGCGCACTGGATGACAACAATGAGATggtcgacgacgacgagggTAACGTAGACGATAACGGCGACGACAGCAACAAGTCGTCGGCGCCGTCGGCTGCGTCGGCCTCGTCGGCATCGCAGCCGCTTCTCGTCGTCGCTGGTGACGAACGGTATCCAAGCGGCAGGTCGCGATATGCAGCCTTAAAGGATCGCCGATCCCGGCTTGCCCGCAGCAAGAGCTCTCACGATGTGGGACCACCTGCTTCCTTGGGGCCGACAgcgccatcgccatcgtcaAAGGAATTGACGGTAGGCGATGGCGGCGTTGGCGGCAAGGCGGCGGGCCCGCACTATTACGGCCAGCTGGGAAGCGGAGAAGTCGGGGATACCGGGACTTTTCCGTCGCAAGAACCAACATCGCCCACAGCTGAAGCCGGCTCAGGATCTTCGTTATCCACCTG GGCACGATATTTAAAGAACAAATATGGTCCGCGGAACAAAGAAGGAGAAGGGCAAAACCAGCTACCGTCATCGACGACCAACAGCGATCCATCGACAGCTGGAGGAAgtaaacaacagcaacaggcaCATCCGGCGTCACGGTTCAGCCGTGCCCGATCGACTGGCGTGTCCGGAAATAATGCGACCAATGGTCGCAATGATTCCGATGAGTTAACAGGCCCGTCATCTGGTTTGATAACGTCATCGTCCAGACATCAATACATGCAAAAGCGGAAGGTGTTGATGAAGATCGGTACTCGGGGCAGCGAAGCCGGATCTTTCACTTGGCCGCGAGGAGTCGCTGTGGCTCCCGACAATTCCATCGTGGTAGCAGACAGCTCTAATCACCGTGTTCAAGTTTTCGACTCGACGGGACACTTCTTGAAAGAGTTTGGTTACTATGGCAACGGCGAAGGCGAATTCGATTGTCTGGCCGGCGTAGCCATCAACAGGATCGGCCAGTACATCATC GCGGATAGATACAACCACCGAATCCAGGTGTTCGATCCTTCGGGACGTTTCCTGCGAGTCTTTGGCTCGCAGGGCACGTCGGATGGCAAGTTTAGCTACCCGTGGGGGGTAACGACCGATGCGCTGGGCTTCATCTACGTTTGCGATAAG GAGAACCATCGAGTACAGGTGTTTCAGTCTGATGGTACTTTTGTTGGGAAATTCGGTACCATGGGCAATAGGCCCGGCCAGCTGGAACATCCGCACTACATTGCCGTTAGCAGTACAAATCGCGTCATTGT ATCCGATTCGAACAATCACCGAATCCAAGTCTTCGACGTCAACGGCAAAGTTATCGCTACGTTCGGTGTTGAAGGGGCTGATGAGGGGCAATTTAAGTTCCCCAG GGGAGTAGCCGTTGACGATCAGGGCTACATCGTTGTTGCCGATTCTGGTAACAATCGGATTCAAGTGTTCACAGCCGAAGGTGTGTTCGTTAAAGCTTTCGGCTGCTGGGGTTGTGGTGATGGAgaattcaaa GGACTGGAAGGCATCGCCGTCATGTCCAACGGCAACATCGTCTGCGCCGATCGGGAAAATCACCGGATTCAAGTCTTCTAA